Part of the Niallia alba genome is shown below.
CAACTCAATAAATGCGTACCGTTAGAAATCAGTCTATTTAAAATAATACATTAAAATTCCTGCTGCAACAGCGACGTTTAGGGATTCGCTTTTTCCATGGATTGGTATATACAAATTAGTATCTGTCTTGCTTAATACTTGTTTGCTTACACCACTACCCTCATTGCCCAAGATTAAACAAAAAGTATCTGTCTTTTCTATTTCTCGATAGTTTCTACCATTTTCAAGGGCTGTTCCATAAACAGGAATATGTCTTTCTTTTAAAGCATCAATAAAGGCAGACAAATTTGTTTTTACAATAGGCAGGTGAAAATGGCTGCCTTGCCCTGATCGGACTACTTTCGGGTTGTAAATATCTACTGTCCCTTCTCCAATTATAACAGCATCCACCCCTGCTGCATCTGCTGTTCGGATAATGGTTCCCATGTTACCAGGGTCTTGTACTTGATCAATCGCAATAAAGGTTTGGGCCGTAGACAAGATTTCTGGATAATCAAGTTGTCTGCATAAAGCAAAAATTCCTTGTGGCGTTTCCGTATCCGATAATTCCTTAATAATTTCTTTCGTTACAATCGTTATTGGTATATCTCCGTAATCCCAAGAAGGTACATCGATTTCTTCTGAAATAATTAAATCGATAATAGCCTCTGCTTTAAAAGCCTCTTCCACTAAGTGGAAACCTTCTACCAAGAACGTTCCTGTCTTCTCTCTTTCTTTTTTCGTTAACCTTTTCTTCCATTCTTTAACTTGTGGATTTTTCACTGAAAGTATGTGCTTCACTTACTATTCTCCTTCATAATCACTATCTGTTCTCATATTCTTTCATTTAGGATGTTTGTATAGTTTGTTACTAATTTTAGCAGCCTAAGTTTAAATTTTTTTCATATTCCTTTATTATATCGTAAATAAAATACATAATAAACGTCATTGGTGAAATGATAAAAAATAGATATGTTCTTCAAAAACGTCTATCTATATCATTTACAAATTCTTAGAGCTGACGTTGAGAGATAATAATGGAAAGAAGGGTGCTTATTTTATGAATTTAAATTTACGAAATGCGATCATCCATAATGTAGCTGGCAATTCTCAGGATGAATTAAAGGATACAATCGTGGATGCTATCCAAAATGGGGAAGAAAAAATGTTGCCTGGCTTAGGCGTTTTATTTGAAGTAATTTGGAAGAATTCATCGGAAGAGGATAAAACAGAAATGCTGCAAACATTAGAAAATGGTTTAAAATGATTAAAAAGAAGGAGAGATCTCCTTCTTTTTAGGTTATATTAGTCATTTAGTGCATGGAGTTTATGGGTAGTTTCTTTTGTTGCAGCATATACTCCTTTATAAATCTCATATACCTTTTTATATTTCTTTACATTTTCAGGATTTGGTAAAAACTCTTCTTTATAGTGGACAAATTTATCTACACATTCATTCATCGTTGGAAACCAGCTTAATCCAACTGCTGCAATCATAGCTGCTCCTAATCCTGGTCCTTGTTCCACTGTCAAATTAACCACTGGTGCATTAAAAACGTCAGCTTGTATTTGGAGCCAATCACTATTTTTCGCTCCTCCCCCTACAGAGACAATACGAGTAAACTGCTTATTCGCATTTTCCTCCATAAGAATCTTACTATCATTCAACGAAAAAGTGATTCCTTCTACAACAGCGCGGGCAAAATTATCTAATGTATGTCTTGTATCCATTCCGATAAAGCTTCCTCTAATTTGGCTATCTGTATATGGTGTTCTTTCTCCCATAATATAAGGAGTAAACAATAAACCATCCGAACCAATTGCTACATTATCCATATTAGAAAGAAGCTGGTCATAGCTTTTATCTGCGGCAAATGTATTTTTAAACCAGTTTAAACTATATCCAGCAGATAATGTTACACCCATAGAATAAAAACTGTTCTTTATCGCATGATTGAAATAATGAACTTTCCCTTCGTAATCCTGTTGTCCATCTGGTTCATAAGAAAGGAATACACCAGATGTCCCGATACTAGCTAATCCCATCCCTTCTTCTACGATCCCAGCGCCTACTGCTGCACAAGCGTTATCAGCACCACCTGAAAAAACAGCAATGTCGGTTGTAAACCCAAACTTCTCTGCAAGCTCTTTTTTGATTATGCCTATCTGCTCAGAGGACTCTACAAGCTTAGGGAAAATGGATAGCGGTAGCTCAAATAATTCAGCAATTGATTCGCTCCAAACCTTTTCTTCTACATTTAGTAATAATGTTCCTGCAGCATCTGAATACTCCATTTGCTTATTGCCGGTTAAATAGAAACCTAAATAATCTTTAGGTAATAGGAAGTGCTTAGCATGTTCCCATATAGTCGGTTCATTTTCTTTTACCCATAGCAGTTTAGGCAAAGTAAAGCCTTCTAACGCTTTATTCTTCGTGATGTGAATAACTTCCTGTCCTGCTTTATCCATTATATTTTGACATTGCTTACTTGTTCTTACATCATTCCACAAAATGGCGTTTCTTAGCGGTGCTCCATTTTCATCTAATAAAACTAAGCTATGCATCTGTCCAGAAAAGCTAATCCCTTCCGTCTTGGACGCTGCTTCTGGAAACGCTTCAATAATTTCTTTTAGCACAATATCTAATGCTTCAATCCAAACATTAGGATTTTGCTCACTAAACTTTGGCTGTGGAGTTAAAAGCTCGTATTCAGAGCTTTTTGTTATAAGCACATTTCCTTCTTTATCCACTAGTAAGCCTTTTAATGAACTAGTCCCTAAATCAATTCCAATTACATATGACATGTTAATTGCTCCTTTCATAAGTAGAGTGAAAACAAGGAACAAAGGGATGTCTCACTTAGAGATTCAGACTTCAACATGTATATCTAGTAGATTTGTCTTAATAAGCTACTACTAATGAATATACTTGTGATGCCAGCTCCTTCTACCTGAGACACCCCTTTATTGGTGTTACCTTTTTATTTTTTTATTGTTTTAGAAAACTGCCATTTTTTATATTCTATTAAACTAAATAATCGTTTAAACGAGATTTTAAGAATTCTAGATGATTTGGTTCGTTTTCAATTTGATCATGCTGTAATGCATACTCTGCTAATGTTTTTAAGTTTTCTTTTCCTTCTACAATTGATTTACCGATACCAGTTGTATAGCTTTTATATCTGCGTTCAATCTCTTTATCGAAGAATCCATCTTCTTTTAATTTTGCCGCTGATTTTAAACCGCGTGCAAAAGTATCCATACCAGCGATATGTGCAAGAATTAAATCTTCCATTGAGAATGAAGAACGGCGTACTTTTGCATCAAAGTTGATACCACCAGGAGCAATTCCATCATTTTCTAGCACTTGATACATTGCTAGAGTTGTATCATAGATGTTAGTTGGGAACTCATCTGTATCCCATCCAAGCATTATATCCCCCTGGTTTGCATCTAGAGATCCAAGTGCATTATAGCTTCTTGCTACTGCCATTTCATGTTCAAAAGTATGTCCTGCCAATGTAGCGTGGTTTGCTTCTAAGTTTAACTTAAAGTATTTATCAAGATCGTATTTTTGTAAGAATGCCATTGTAGTAGCTGCATCAAAATCATATTGGTGTTTTGATGGTTCCATTGGTTTTGGCTCAATTAAGAATTGAACTTCATGATTTAATTCTTTTGCATATTCAACAGCCATATGGAAAAGACGAGCCATATTATCTTGTTCTAATTGTAAGTCCGTATTTAGTAGAGACTCATATCCTTCACGGCCACCCCAGAATACATAATTTTTACCGCCAAGCTTTTTGCTAATTTCCAATCCTTTTTTCACTTGTGCTGCAGCATATGCGAACACTTCTGCATTAGATGAAGAAGCTGCACCATGTACAAAACGAGGGTTTGTAAACATATTTGCTGTATTCCATAGTAATTTAATGCCTGTTTGATCCATTTTTTCTTTAATTAAATCTGTAATTACATCTAAGTTGTTTAAGAACTCTTGAAGAGTTTCACCTTCTGGAGCAATATCTACATCATGGAAGCAAAAGAATTCAAAGCCCATTTTTTCCATTAATTCAAAGCCAGCTTCTACTCGATTTTTTGCTGTTTCCATTGGCGTTTCGCCAAACCAGTTACGAACATTTGTAGCTGCCCCGAATGGATCGGATCCATCTTGTGTTAATGTATGCCACCATGCCATGCTGAATCGTAAATGTTCTTTCATTGTTTTTCCTAATACTACTTCCTCTGGATTGTAGTGACGATACGCAAAAATATTTTCTGTTTTTGTTCCTTCATATTTTACTTTTTTAATCATTGGAAAAAATTCCATTCTAATTCCCTCCTAATTGTTATAAAAGATATTTTTCATTTTTAACTTACTTTTTTCTAAGTAGCAATTCCATTTCTCTACTAATCTATTAAACCACATTTAATTTGTTAGTTCAACATACTAACTGAATTAATCATAAATCCAACAGAGTTTTTTGTCAAGCGCTTACAATAGCTTTTTTACAATTTTATTTGGAAATTAGATAGAAGTATTTTAATTAGTATGGTAACCTAACAATATGAACATCGTTAAAAGGTGATTAATCAGTTTGGAGGAAAATAATGGTCACAGATAAATATGTAATTAGAGAACAAAATGCTTCTCTTGTAATGGAGCAAATTGTTCAACATGCCCCGATTTCTCGAGCGAGCCTCTCATCCAATATTGGTTTAAATAAAGCAACCGTTTCTGATATAACAAAGAAGTTACTCGAGGATAAACTTATTGAAGAAATCGGAATCGGAGCAAGTAGCCATTCTGGTGGAAGAAAACCTATTCTTCTACAATTAAATAATAAAGCAGGTCTGTCGATTGCCATCGAGCTTGGCTATGACTTCATTTCAACAATGGTTACTTATTTAGACGGAGAAGTGGTTTTCTATAATAAAGAAAGAGGTACATTTATCACAAAAGAGAATGTCCTTTCCCATATTGCTAGTATTATTGATAAATATGAGAAAATAAGCAATCTGACAACGTATGGTATTATCGGAATTGGCATTGCCATTCATGGTATTGTCAACGACAACAATATCTTATTTACACCCTATTATGATTTAGACAAAATAGAACTTTATGAAGAATTGACGAAACTGTATCCTTATCCTATTCATATTGAAAACGAAGCAAATTTAACAGCAATAGGAGAGTCTACTTTTTCAACGGAATTTAATAACCTAATTAGTTTAAGTATTCACAGCGGGATTGGCGCAGGAATTATTATTGATGGTCAATTGTTCACAGGTTTAGACGGTAGAGCTGGTGAAGTTGGACATTCCATTCTGTATCCAAACGGCAAAAGTTGTCCCTGTGGAAATAAAGGCTGTCTAGAACAATATTGTTCCGATAAAGTACTCCTTGAACAACTTAAAGACAGAAAACAGTTATCCGATGTTACTCCAGATTTATTGGCTGAACTCTATTACGCTCATGATTCGATCGTACTAGAGATTGTTCAACAACATTGCTACAACCTCTCAAAGGGAATAAACAATATTATGACCTTTTTTGCACCCAAGGTTATATTTATGAATAGTTCTGTCATTCGGAGAATTCCTGAAATACTTTCATTAATTAGTGATAACTTGGAAAGTTCCTTTAATAAAGATATTATCATTGAAAATTCAAGTCTTGGTTCTAAAGCATCTTTATTCGGTGCTACCGCGCTAAACATTCGTAATTTCTTAAATATTTCCCATTTAAAAATTATGAATGCGGAATAACTTTTGTTTAAATAAAAGGTTGTTTTCTAAAGGATTGTTGTTTTTTAAATAGGAAAAAAATTAGTTGGAAAAATGGAGCAGCCGGAATACACGAAGACGCGACGAGATTAGCGTGGGCCCCACGGAAAGCGAAGTGTATTCCTGCTGCGGGTAATCGCAACAAACTTTACGAAAATAGCCAAATAAAAAGAATGGCACAGTCCTTATAAAAAAGATGGGGATTGCATCATTCTTTTTTCTCTTCGCTATTTTTAAATTTAATGAAACTTTTCTCTCTCTCATCTCGTTAATAGGAGTATTAAGTGAAACTTCCATCAGTGGGGGGAGTCTTACTGTCCGTTAAGAGTGGGATAAATTTAAAGAATGGTATAATGTTTATGAATAATGATCACAATCTTTACAGGAAATAGAATGAGTATGCTATACTTGCTATACAAAATATGAAAAAGGTGAAAAATTTTGACAAAGAAGAAATTTCATTATTGGTTACTGCAGATTCTCATCATTGCTGCGATTATTTATCTATGCACCAAAATTTCATTCTTATTTAAGCCAGTTGCCGTATTGTTCTCCACCCTTTTTGTGCCAATTATCATTACTGGTTTCTTATACTTTTTGCTTAATCCAATCGTTAAATTTTTGCAAAAAAATAAAATTCCTAAAACACTCGCCATTATTATTCTTTATGTTGGCGTGATCGGAATTATTATTTTAGCTATTGGTAGTATTGTGCCGATGATTAGTAAGCAGGTCAGTGAATTGTTCAGCAATATTCCCAAATATGCAGATGATGCAGTTAAATATTTCCAATACTTAAATGATACAAAACAGTACAAATGGATTATGAACCAAGAATATGTAAAAATAGAGGATATTACGGAAAACTTAAAAGCATATGCTCAAACGATTCCAAGCAATATAACAAATGGAATTGGCTCAATCATTAGTACCATGACAAATATCACGATAACGATTGTGACAGTACCATTTTTGCTTTTCTATTGCTTTAAAGATGGTAGTAAATTTCCAGAGGCCTTATCGAAATTCTTTCCATCTTCTTATCGAAAAGAAGGCTTAAAAATCATTAAAGATACAAGCGAAACAATCGCTGCCTATATTCAAGGACAAGTTATTGTGGCACTGTTTGTGGGAACCTTATCTTTAATTGGTTATTGGATTATCGGCCTTGATTATGCACTTGTAATGGCTTTAGTTGTTGCTGTTACAAATATCATTCCATATGTTGGGCCATTAATTGGTGGAGCGCCGGCTGTTATCATTGCCCTTTTCACCTCACCAACACAAGCGTTGCTTGTTATTATCGTTATTACCATCGCTCAACAAATTGAAGGGAATATTTTATCACCATTAATTCTTGGAAAAAGATTGGATACTCATCCAGCAACAATCATTATCCTTTTATTAGTGGCAGGAAATTTAGCAGGCATTTTAGGAATGATTCTTGCTGTACCAACATACGCTGCTATCAAAACGATTGTCATTAATATAAATCGCTTACTTAAAGCACGGAAAGCGGCCATTTTAAATACACAAATTCCTCCTATAAATGATTCTAAAATTTAATATAGCAATATTACAGAAGCCCAAATCAGTGTATTTGGGTTTTCAGTTTGTCGACAAAAAGATTTTTAGAAACTTAAATGGAATTTTCATGCGTTGCTTGGAGTGGAAGGGGGGAGACTCCTGTGGGATTAGCGAGGAAGCTGAGACCCTGCAGGCCAAAGGCCGAAGCGGCTCAGCGCGAGCCCCACGGAAAGCGAACCCCTGAAGCGGAAAGCAACATCCTATTCAAAGAGACTAATAAATATACTATATACACACCTCTATTTCTAAAATTTAGGGATTTGTCTACAGTCTGGAAGCCCAAATCAGTGTATTTGGGCTTTTTCTTGTGTCCTATTAATGCCAATTAAGAGTAAAAAGGGAGTTCGATTAAAAAATCAAACTCCCCTTAAAATAATCCTATGAAAATGTTAATCCATCTACTGTTTCACGATCTAATTTCTTAATAACTTCTACAATTAATTTTACCGCATTTTCATAGTCGTCACGATGAAGCATTGCAGCGTGTGAGTGAATATAACGTGTTGCAATGGTAATTGATAACGATGGAACACCTTTATGTGTTAAATGAATCGAACCGGAGTCTGTTCCCCCTCCTGGCACGCTATCAAATTGATAAGGAATGTTTAACTCGTCCGCAGTATCTGTAACAAGATCACGCAATCCTTTATGAGCAACCATAGAAGCATCATATAAGATAATTTGTGGACCTTTGCCCATCTTACTTAGCGCTTCTTTTTCTGTCACTCCTGGTGTATCTCCTGCAATACCAACGTCTACTCCGAAACCAATATCCGGCTCAATGTAGTTCGCCGCTGTTTTTGCGCCGCGAAGACCAACCTCTTCTTGAACAGTTCCAACACCATAAACAATATTAGGATGATTGCTGCCTTGTAAATTCTTTAATATATCAATTGCGATGGCACAGCCAATACGGTTATCCCAAGCCTTCGCAAGAAGCATTTTCTCATTATTCATCACTGTGAATTCGAAGTATGGAACAACCATATCGCCTGGTTTTACACCCCATTCCATTGCTTCTTCTTTAGAAGATGCACCGATATCAATAAAAATATCTTTAATGTCTATTGGTTTCTTTCTTGCTTCAGGACTTAATACATGTGGCGGTTTTGAACCTGTAATCCCAGTAATTTCGCCTTTACTTGTAACAATCGTTACTCGTTGAGCAAGCATCACTTGAGACCACCAGCCACCAACTGTTTGAAAATATAAAAAGCCTTTATCATCAATACGAGTTATCATAAATCCAACTTCATCAAGATGACCTGCAACCATTATTTTCGGCCCATTTTCTTGCCCAACTTTCTTGGCAATTAAACTTCCTAAATTATCTGTAGTTACTTCATCTGCATATTCTGCTATGTACTTTTTCATTACTTCTCTTGGTTCTTTTTCATTTCCTGGTATGCCTTTTGCATCAGTAAGATCTTTCAGCATCGTTAATGTTTCATCTAATTTTACCATTACTTCGACTCCCTTAATAAAATAACTTCTTCATTATTATACTAGAAAATAATTATAGTACAAAGTATTAGATACTACCAAAGTGTATCTTTCACCAAAGTAGGCTAACTTCCTATGCATACGGGTATAGTAAAGAATCCCTTACTTATATTATGTATCAATTCTTTGTTTCTATTTATTTAAATATTTTTTCTCAAAAAGTGAAACCTTTTTTCAACTCCATCGTATTCTATTAGTTAATCCTGAAAAATTAAGTTACTGGAGGCTCTTTTATGAAATGGCTTTTGTTATTTGTTCTACTCGCTTTTCTTTTTTACGGGTTGTTTCGATTCGCTTCATTCCTAACAAATCCACAGCGAAGACTAGCATTCGCGCAAAAGCGTGGAACATTTTATTTGTTTGATAATAAGGATAATATTAGAATGAACCTCTTACTAACCTATAAAGGACATTTGCTGGAAGGGGAAAAATACGCTACAGCAAAAGAGGTTGATCACATCTTACTATTCCCCGCTAATCCATATAATACAAAGTTGTCAAAACAAGACAAAACCTATATAGAACAGTCACTATTGTCTATATATCCAAAGGCTAGAATTGAATGGACACGATTTAAAGAGGTATAAAAACACGTAGAGTCTTGCTTTTGAGCAAGACTCTATGTTTA
Proteins encoded:
- a CDS encoding M42 family metallopeptidase, with protein sequence MVKLDETLTMLKDLTDAKGIPGNEKEPREVMKKYIAEYADEVTTDNLGSLIAKKVGQENGPKIMVAGHLDEVGFMITRIDDKGFLYFQTVGGWWSQVMLAQRVTIVTSKGEITGITGSKPPHVLSPEARKKPIDIKDIFIDIGASSKEEAMEWGVKPGDMVVPYFEFTVMNNEKMLLAKAWDNRIGCAIAIDILKNLQGSNHPNIVYGVGTVQEEVGLRGAKTAANYIEPDIGFGVDVGIAGDTPGVTEKEALSKMGKGPQIILYDASMVAHKGLRDLVTDTADELNIPYQFDSVPGGGTDSGSIHLTHKGVPSLSITIATRYIHSHAAMLHRDDYENAVKLIVEVIKKLDRETVDGLTFS
- a CDS encoding sigma-w pathway protein ysdB; this translates as MKWLLLFVLLAFLFYGLFRFASFLTNPQRRLAFAQKRGTFYLFDNKDNIRMNLLLTYKGHLLEGEKYATAKEVDHILLFPANPYNTKLSKQDKTYIEQSLLSIYPKARIEWTRFKEV
- the xylA gene encoding xylose isomerase, whose translation is MEFFPMIKKVKYEGTKTENIFAYRHYNPEEVVLGKTMKEHLRFSMAWWHTLTQDGSDPFGAATNVRNWFGETPMETAKNRVEAGFELMEKMGFEFFCFHDVDIAPEGETLQEFLNNLDVITDLIKEKMDQTGIKLLWNTANMFTNPRFVHGAASSSNAEVFAYAAAQVKKGLEISKKLGGKNYVFWGGREGYESLLNTDLQLEQDNMARLFHMAVEYAKELNHEVQFLIEPKPMEPSKHQYDFDAATTMAFLQKYDLDKYFKLNLEANHATLAGHTFEHEMAVARSYNALGSLDANQGDIMLGWDTDEFPTNIYDTTLAMYQVLENDGIAPGGINFDAKVRRSSFSMEDLILAHIAGMDTFARGLKSAAKLKEDGFFDKEIERRYKSYTTGIGKSIVEGKENLKTLAEYALQHDQIENEPNHLEFLKSRLNDYLV
- the xylB gene encoding xylulokinase, which gives rise to MSYVIGIDLGTSSLKGLLVDKEGNVLITKSSEYELLTPQPKFSEQNPNVWIEALDIVLKEIIEAFPEAASKTEGISFSGQMHSLVLLDENGAPLRNAILWNDVRTSKQCQNIMDKAGQEVIHITKNKALEGFTLPKLLWVKENEPTIWEHAKHFLLPKDYLGFYLTGNKQMEYSDAAGTLLLNVEEKVWSESIAELFELPLSIFPKLVESSEQIGIIKKELAEKFGFTTDIAVFSGGADNACAAVGAGIVEEGMGLASIGTSGVFLSYEPDGQQDYEGKVHYFNHAIKNSFYSMGVTLSAGYSLNWFKNTFAADKSYDQLLSNMDNVAIGSDGLLFTPYIMGERTPYTDSQIRGSFIGMDTRHTLDNFARAVVEGITFSLNDSKILMEENANKQFTRIVSVGGGAKNSDWLQIQADVFNAPVVNLTVEQGPGLGAAMIAAVGLSWFPTMNECVDKFVHYKEEFLPNPENVKKYKKVYEIYKGVYAATKETTHKLHALND
- a CDS encoding AI-2E family transporter, yielding MTKKKFHYWLLQILIIAAIIYLCTKISFLFKPVAVLFSTLFVPIIITGFLYFLLNPIVKFLQKNKIPKTLAIIILYVGVIGIIILAIGSIVPMISKQVSELFSNIPKYADDAVKYFQYLNDTKQYKWIMNQEYVKIEDITENLKAYAQTIPSNITNGIGSIISTMTNITITIVTVPFLLFYCFKDGSKFPEALSKFFPSSYRKEGLKIIKDTSETIAAYIQGQVIVALFVGTLSLIGYWIIGLDYALVMALVVAVTNIIPYVGPLIGGAPAVIIALFTSPTQALLVIIVITIAQQIEGNILSPLILGKRLDTHPATIIILLLVAGNLAGILGMILAVPTYAAIKTIVININRLLKARKAAILNTQIPPINDSKI
- the sspI gene encoding small acid-soluble spore protein SspI translates to MNLNLRNAIIHNVAGNSQDELKDTIVDAIQNGEEKMLPGLGVLFEVIWKNSSEEDKTEMLQTLENGLK
- a CDS encoding ROK family protein, which produces MVTDKYVIREQNASLVMEQIVQHAPISRASLSSNIGLNKATVSDITKKLLEDKLIEEIGIGASSHSGGRKPILLQLNNKAGLSIAIELGYDFISTMVTYLDGEVVFYNKERGTFITKENVLSHIASIIDKYEKISNLTTYGIIGIGIAIHGIVNDNNILFTPYYDLDKIELYEELTKLYPYPIHIENEANLTAIGESTFSTEFNNLISLSIHSGIGAGIIIDGQLFTGLDGRAGEVGHSILYPNGKSCPCGNKGCLEQYCSDKVLLEQLKDRKQLSDVTPDLLAELYYAHDSIVLEIVQQHCYNLSKGINNIMTFFAPKVIFMNSSVIRRIPEILSLISDNLESSFNKDIIIENSSLGSKASLFGATALNIRNFLNISHLKIMNAE
- a CDS encoding TrmH family RNA methyltransferase; translation: MKHILSVKNPQVKEWKKRLTKKEREKTGTFLVEGFHLVEEAFKAEAIIDLIISEEIDVPSWDYGDIPITIVTKEIIKELSDTETPQGIFALCRQLDYPEILSTAQTFIAIDQVQDPGNMGTIIRTADAAGVDAVIIGEGTVDIYNPKVVRSGQGSHFHLPIVKTNLSAFIDALKERHIPVYGTALENGRNYREIEKTDTFCLILGNEGSGVSKQVLSKTDTNLYIPIHGKSESLNVAVAAGILMYYFK